In Eleutherodactylus coqui strain aEleCoq1 chromosome 11, aEleCoq1.hap1, whole genome shotgun sequence, a single window of DNA contains:
- the SLC22A31 gene encoding putative solute carrier family 22 member 31 isoform X1, with amino-acid sequence MDFDEKVWPLAGGFGRYTRLVAAASWLPNVLVALGFFSDVLYTSAPECPGETGGPCEGHNSSSSNHSGCSGGWGTQSWLQNTIITQWDLVCENGWKVPLEQICYLTGWLCGYIIFGCICDRFGRRNAFISALVVALPLGAALCFSPGYNSFLVIRIVFGAALAGIFLSFYIARLELCTPGLRLMITMIGGFFWLGGELLLPGMAVLCSDWKILQGAITAALFLLSSYWCCQLLFPESPRWLLATQQLNRCKAELLLFSRANGIDTGDDFADRENLFTEIDSFWEGFPRPRYYSFCSLFRTRLIWRNALILGFTAFIGCGIRPCFTRNLMVLGSSITYFLRAGSDLLACIFLCITVNHWGRRAVLLLCTILTGFCSLLLLALTQYLFTAVTIAISVLGSLSSHAVVMLSVFFASEVLPTIIRGSGLGIILGLSLLGRASFPIIILQQRSGFFLHHVVFSSFCILSVLSLLLLPETKRKGLPDSLRQGDSLRRPPLLLQATQDAVPLLSHGKPRADYNPDSYARLASSTKKMIKRNSTNGQDNKALSNDELDLANPSVNYI; translated from the exons ATGGACTTTGACGAGAAAGTGTGGCCCTTGGCGGGCGGCTTCGGGCGCTACACCCGGCTGGTGGCCGCCGCCTCCTGGCTGCCCAACGTGCTCGTGGCTCTGGGCTTCTTCTCCGACGTCCTGTACACCAGCGCCCCGGAGTGCCCGGGGGAGACGGGGGGCCCCTGCGAGGgacacaacagcagcagcagcaaccacAGCGGCTGCTCCGGGGGCTGGGGGACACAGAGCTGGCTGCAGAACACCATCATCACCCAG TGGGACCTTGTCTGTGAGAACGGATGGAAGGTGCCGCTGGAGCAGATCTGTTATCTGACCGGCTGGTTGTGCGGTTACATCATTTTTGGATGTATATGTGACAG GTTTGGACGACGTAATGCTTTTATCAGTGCCCTGGTGGTGGCGCTGCCCCTTGGGGCGGCCTTATGCTTCTCACCAGGGTACAACAGCTTCCTGGTCATCAGAATAGTCTTTGGTGCGGCTCTGGCTGGAATCTTCCTGTCTTTCTACATAGCAA GGTTAGAGCTTTGCACCCCAGGTCTCCGGCTGATGATAACAATGATTGGAGGATTTTTCTGGTTAGGAGGTGAGCTGCTGCTCCCAGGAATGGCCGTGCTGTGCTCTGACTGGAAAATTTTGCAAGGGGCAATAACCGCAGCGTTATTTTTACTTTCTAGTTATTGGTG CTGCCAGTTACTGTTCCCTGAATCTCCCCGCTGGCTTCTGGCAACACAGCAATTAAATCGATGCAAGGCagagctcctcctcttctccaggGCAAATGGAATAGACACCGGAGATGATTTTGCTGATCGAGAGAATCTGTTTACAG AAATAGACTCATTTTGGGAGGGTTTTCCTCGTCCTCGATATTACAGCTTCTGCAGTCTGTTCAGGACTCGTCTTATTTGGCGGAATGCATTGATTCTTGGATTCACTGC GTTCATTGGCTGTGGCATCAGACCGTGCTTTACCCGGAACCTCATGGTTCTAGGTAGCTCTATAACTTATTTTCTCCGGGCCGGTAGTGATCTCCTTGCTTGTATTTTCCTCTGCATCACTGTGAACCACTGGGGACGTCGGGCAGTTCTTCTCCTGTGCACCATCCTGACCGGGTTCTGCTCTCTGCTGCTCCTGGCCCTTACACAGT ATCTCTTTACTGCAGTTACTATAGCCATATCTGTACTGGGGTCCCTCTCTTCTCATGCTGTAGTGATGCTGAGTGTCTTTTTTGCCAGTGAGGTGTTGCCAACTATAATTCG gGGTTCTGGCCTGGGCATTATTCTGGGGCTCAGTTTATTGGGCCGCGCTTCCTTTCCAATCATCATTCTTCAACAGAGATCCGGCTTCTTCCTGCACCATGTTGTCTTCTCATCTTTCTGCATTCTTTCAGTTCTTAGTCTTCTTCTACTGCCGGAAACTAAAAGGAAGGGTCTCCCAGACAGTCTGAGACAAGGAGACAGCCTGCGGCGGCCACCACTCCTCCTACAAGCCACTCAGGATGCAGTACCACTGCTGTCCCACGGTAAACCCCGTGCTGATTACAACCCAGATAGTTATGCCCGGCTAGCAAGCTCTACCAAGAAAATGATTAAAAGGAACTCCACAAATGGGCAGGATAATAAAGCTCTGTCCAATGATGAACTGGACCTCGCCAACCCCAGTGTAAATTATATCTAA
- the SLC22A31 gene encoding putative solute carrier family 22 member 31 isoform X2: MDFDEKVWPLAGGFGRYTRLVAAASWLPNVLVALGFFSDVLYTSAPECPGETGGPCEGHNSSSSNHSGCSGGWGTQSWLQNTIITQWDLVCENGWKVPLEQICYLTGWLCGYIIFGCICDRFGRRNAFISALVVALPLGAALCFSPGYNSFLVIRIVFGAALAGIFLSFYIARLELCTPGLRLMITMIGGFFWLGGELLLPGMAVLCSDWKILQGAITAALFLLSSYWCCQLLFPESPRWLLATQQLNRCKAELLLFSRANGIDTGDDFADRENLFTDSFWEGFPRPRYYSFCSLFRTRLIWRNALILGFTAFIGCGIRPCFTRNLMVLGSSITYFLRAGSDLLACIFLCITVNHWGRRAVLLLCTILTGFCSLLLLALTQYLFTAVTIAISVLGSLSSHAVVMLSVFFASEVLPTIIRGSGLGIILGLSLLGRASFPIIILQQRSGFFLHHVVFSSFCILSVLSLLLLPETKRKGLPDSLRQGDSLRRPPLLLQATQDAVPLLSHGKPRADYNPDSYARLASSTKKMIKRNSTNGQDNKALSNDELDLANPSVNYI, from the exons ATGGACTTTGACGAGAAAGTGTGGCCCTTGGCGGGCGGCTTCGGGCGCTACACCCGGCTGGTGGCCGCCGCCTCCTGGCTGCCCAACGTGCTCGTGGCTCTGGGCTTCTTCTCCGACGTCCTGTACACCAGCGCCCCGGAGTGCCCGGGGGAGACGGGGGGCCCCTGCGAGGgacacaacagcagcagcagcaaccacAGCGGCTGCTCCGGGGGCTGGGGGACACAGAGCTGGCTGCAGAACACCATCATCACCCAG TGGGACCTTGTCTGTGAGAACGGATGGAAGGTGCCGCTGGAGCAGATCTGTTATCTGACCGGCTGGTTGTGCGGTTACATCATTTTTGGATGTATATGTGACAG GTTTGGACGACGTAATGCTTTTATCAGTGCCCTGGTGGTGGCGCTGCCCCTTGGGGCGGCCTTATGCTTCTCACCAGGGTACAACAGCTTCCTGGTCATCAGAATAGTCTTTGGTGCGGCTCTGGCTGGAATCTTCCTGTCTTTCTACATAGCAA GGTTAGAGCTTTGCACCCCAGGTCTCCGGCTGATGATAACAATGATTGGAGGATTTTTCTGGTTAGGAGGTGAGCTGCTGCTCCCAGGAATGGCCGTGCTGTGCTCTGACTGGAAAATTTTGCAAGGGGCAATAACCGCAGCGTTATTTTTACTTTCTAGTTATTGGTG CTGCCAGTTACTGTTCCCTGAATCTCCCCGCTGGCTTCTGGCAACACAGCAATTAAATCGATGCAAGGCagagctcctcctcttctccaggGCAAATGGAATAGACACCGGAGATGATTTTGCTGATCGAGAGAATCTGTTTACAG ACTCATTTTGGGAGGGTTTTCCTCGTCCTCGATATTACAGCTTCTGCAGTCTGTTCAGGACTCGTCTTATTTGGCGGAATGCATTGATTCTTGGATTCACTGC GTTCATTGGCTGTGGCATCAGACCGTGCTTTACCCGGAACCTCATGGTTCTAGGTAGCTCTATAACTTATTTTCTCCGGGCCGGTAGTGATCTCCTTGCTTGTATTTTCCTCTGCATCACTGTGAACCACTGGGGACGTCGGGCAGTTCTTCTCCTGTGCACCATCCTGACCGGGTTCTGCTCTCTGCTGCTCCTGGCCCTTACACAGT ATCTCTTTACTGCAGTTACTATAGCCATATCTGTACTGGGGTCCCTCTCTTCTCATGCTGTAGTGATGCTGAGTGTCTTTTTTGCCAGTGAGGTGTTGCCAACTATAATTCG gGGTTCTGGCCTGGGCATTATTCTGGGGCTCAGTTTATTGGGCCGCGCTTCCTTTCCAATCATCATTCTTCAACAGAGATCCGGCTTCTTCCTGCACCATGTTGTCTTCTCATCTTTCTGCATTCTTTCAGTTCTTAGTCTTCTTCTACTGCCGGAAACTAAAAGGAAGGGTCTCCCAGACAGTCTGAGACAAGGAGACAGCCTGCGGCGGCCACCACTCCTCCTACAAGCCACTCAGGATGCAGTACCACTGCTGTCCCACGGTAAACCCCGTGCTGATTACAACCCAGATAGTTATGCCCGGCTAGCAAGCTCTACCAAGAAAATGATTAAAAGGAACTCCACAAATGGGCAGGATAATAAAGCTCTGTCCAATGATGAACTGGACCTCGCCAACCCCAGTGTAAATTATATCTAA